In Rhodamnia argentea isolate NSW1041297 chromosome 4, ASM2092103v1, whole genome shotgun sequence, the following proteins share a genomic window:
- the LOC115749141 gene encoding receptor-like serine/threonine-protein kinase ALE2 isoform X1: protein MGVVMQVIIAQLVQVCIITFASAVQGSAGYNISPSTDNFSAIPPIGAEPPAHQMKSLKSSAPSSLDGSTLRSPLAAPPLLSSSPSPDQRSPVQNAPSPISQPNGSILQPPLASPPLSALPPPKTTELVPLLSPSNPSSFFPHLLAPPPMSTERGVLAPPPSKSPEKAPVHVTPAVSVAPAPTLTPRKHSPAQSPVDNASIPATSPPAGHQRNDSAGHSPVPEASVPTPFPSPPRKIGQSPPAEHPVMPHIAPPVPPVPAASPSNEGTQNSPSVHPHAPEESPSIEAGHHMSPALPPLKERDKMPAAPPSNNAATDLSPAKHPPKGSFDAVSPSVHKAGTPAPSLLPPPSEGHRSPASLPPASFVNHRHTRKAILPPSHSPLPSTDSSGGVAPSPHKTGHIYADAPLPPPPLPSSTGHPISAKSPLPSSNMRRVRGNKISSPPPFSDHRASSPGPVSAPATLPQHKQRHNTSPSPSPGSLVSPPHFTNPPSKSDLPLAPSPSPRTASGHPKIPPSKPPSTNLIVAPPPPIRALPPPPPNQDCSTTTCMEPYTNTPPGSPCGCVWPMQVGLRLSVALYTFFPLVSELAEEIASGVFMKQSQVRIMGANAATEQPEKTIVLIDLVPLGDEFDNTTAFLTFERFWHKQIFINTSYFGDYEVLYVRYPGLPASPPLPPDAAIIDGGPYSANDNNARTNKPLGVDVQRGQHNHGLSGGAVAIIVLSALVAVVLCSVAGWIWIMKHRDRVFRPAPTPQALLPSVAKSPVTAGPILGSGPSSASLSFGSSIPTYAGSARTLSVSDIERATDHFNESRILGEGGFGRVYSGILEDGTKVAVKVLKREDQQGGREFLAEVEMLSRLHHRNLVKLIGICTEERVRCLVYELIPNGSVESHLHGVDKEAAPLDWGARMKIALGAARGLAYLHEDSSPRVIHRDFKASNILLEHDFTPKVSDFGLARTAMDEENRHISTRVMGTFGYVAPEYAMTGHLLVKSDVYSYGVVLLELLTGRKPVDMSQPPGQENLVAWARPLLTSREGLEAILDPCLGPTVPFDSVAKVAAIASMCVQPEVSHRPFMGEVVQALKLVCNECECGEAREAGSRSYSREDLSIDLDPKAGAGSGPSQHPLHGRYSDPDYDSVSNSERGVSVSDFLGTAGYTRPISISFRRYSSSGSLRVGRGRHFWERLRRLSGGSASEHGGTFLGLWPGSN from the exons ATGGGGGTGGTGATGCAAGTGATCATTGCCCAGCTGGTTCAAGTCTGTATCATCACCTTTGCTTCAGCTGTTCAGGGATCTGCAG GGTACAACATATCTCCATCTACTGATAATTTCTCCGCTATTCCCCCAATAGGAGCAGAGCCTCCTGCCCATCAAATGAAGTCACTCAAAAGCAGCGCGCCAAGTTCATTAGATG GCTCAACTTTGCGCTCTCCACTAGCAGCACCACCTCTTTTGTCTTCCTCGCCGTCCCCAGACCAAAGAAGCCCGGTCCAAAATGCACCGAGCCCCATATCTCAGCCCAATG GGTCTATTTTACAACCTCCACTTGCATCACCACCTTTGTCTGCTTTGCCGCCTCCGAAGACTACTGAACTTGTACCATTGTTGTCACCAAGTAATCCTAGTTCATTCTTTCCACACCTGTTGGCGCCTCCACCAATGAGTACTGAAAGAGGGGTTTTGGCTCCCCCACCAAGCAAATCTCCTGAGAAGGCACCGGTACATGTAACTCCTGCAGTCTCTGTAGCTCCTG CTCCTACTTTAACACCTAGAAAACATTCACCTGCACAGTCACCAGTAGACAATGCTAGTATTCCTGCAACTTCCCCACCAGCTGGACACCAAAGAAATGATTCAGCAGGCCATAGTCCCGTCCCTGAAGCAAGTGTCCCAA CGCCATTTCCATCTCCACCGAGAAAAATAGGACAGAGTCCACCAGCAGAACATCCTGTGATGCCTCATATCGCACCACCTGTACCACCTG TGCCAGCAGCGTCTCCATCAAATGAGGGGACACAAAATTCTCCGTCAGTCCACCCACATGCACCTGAAGAATCTCCATCCATAGAAGCAG GTCATCACATGTCTCCCGCATTACCTCCACTGAAGGAAAGAGACAAGATGCCTGCTGCTCCACCCTCAAATAATGCAGCCACTGATCTATCTCCTGCGAAACATCCACCTAAAG GTTCTTTTGATGCTGTATCTCCTTCAGTGCACAAAGCTGGCACTCCCGCTCCCTCACTTTTGCCCCCTCCAAGCGAAGGGCATCGTTCGCCTGCATCTTTACCTCCAGCTTCATTTGTTAACCATCGTCATACTAGGAAGGCCATACTACCTCCAAGCCATTCGCCTTTGCCTTCTACAG ATTCATCTGGCGGCGTAGCTCCTTCCCCACACAAAACCGGTCATATCTATGCCGATGCTCCCTTGCCTCCTCCTCCATTACCTTCCAGCACAGGGCATCCTATTTCTGCAAAGTCGCCCTTGCCCTCATCTAACATGCGTCGTGTAAGAGGGAACAAAATTAGCAGTCCTCCTCCTTTCTCCGACCATCGAGCTTCTTCTCCAG GTCCAGTTTCCGCTCCAGCTACACTTCCACAACATAAACAAAGACATAATACTTCTCCATCACCGAGTCCAG GCTCTTTGGTTTCTCCACCCCATTTCACCAATCCTCCTTCAAAGAGTGACTTACCGCTTGCACCTTCTCCGTCTCCAAGAACTGCATCTGGCCATCCCAAAA TTCCTCCTTCTAAGCCTCCATCGACAAATCTCATAGTGGCTCCTCCGCCTCCTATTCGGGCATTACCACCCCCACCTCCAAATCAAG ATTGTTCAACAACGACATGCATGGAGCCATACACCAATACTCCTCCTGGGTCCCCCTGTGGCTGCGTATGGCCTATGCAAGTCGGTCTGCGTCTCAGTGTTGCTCTTTATACTTTCTTCCCCTTGGTTTCGGAGTTGGCTGAAGAAATTGCTTCAGGGGTGTTTATGAAGCAAAGTCAAGTCCGCATAATGGGGGCGAATGCTGCCACTGAGCAGCCCGAGAAAACCATCGTGCTAATTGACTTGGTACCTCTGGGGGACGAATTTGATAATACTACTGCTTTCTTGACTTTCGAGAGATTTTGGCATAAGCAGATCTTCATAAACACTTCCTACTTTGGTGATTATGAAGTACTGTACGTGCGATATCCCG GATTACCTGCATCACCGCCTTTGCCCCCAGATGCTGCAATAATCGATGGTGGGCCCTATTCTGCCAATGACAATAATGCAAGAACAAATAAACCTCTCGGGGTAGATGTGCAGAGGGGGCAGCATAATCACGGGCTAAGTGGGGGTGCGGTTGCTATTATTGTCCTATCTGCCCTTGTTGCTGTTGTTTTATGCTCTGTTGCCGGTTGGATTTGGATAATGAAACACAGAGATCGAGTTTTTCGACCTGCGCCGACTCCCCAGGCCTTGTTACCGTCTGTTGCAAAGTCACCAG TTACGGCAGGGCCTATCCTCGGAAGTGGGCCGAGCTCTGCCTCGTTGTCATTTGGATCTAGCATACCAACTTATGCAGGGTCAGCTAGAACTTTAAGCGTGAGTGACATTGAAAGAGCTACTGATCATTTCAACGAGTCAAGAATACTTGGCGAAGGTGGCTTTGGGCGTGTATATAGTGGCATTCTTGAAGATGGGACCAAAGTAGCTGTGAAAGTTCTGAAGAGGGAGGATCAACAGGGTGGCCGGGAATTCTTAGCCGAAGTCGAGATGCTTAGCCGCTTACATCACAGGAATCTTGTCAAGCTGATTGGTATATGCACGGAGGAACGTGTCCGCTGCCTTGTGTACGAACTTATTCCGAATGGCAGTGTGGAATCTCATTTGCATG GAGTTGACAAGGAAGCTGCCCCACTAGATTGGGGCGCTAGGATGAAGATAGCGCTCGGTGCTGCTCGTGGTTTGGCCTATTTGCATGAGGACTCAAGCCCGCGTGTTATACATAGGGACTTCAAGGCCAGCAACATATTATTGGAACATGATTTTACGCCTAAAGTGTCGGATTTTGGTTTGGCTCGCACCGCTATGGATGAGGAAAATAGACACATCTCTACACGTGTCATGGGAACCTTCGG GTATGTTGCTCCCGAATATGCCATGACAGGGCATCTTCTCGTGAAAAGCGATGTCTACAGTTATGGAGTCGTACTCCTTGAGCTCCTGACAGGAAGAAAGCCGGTTGACATGTCACAGCCACCTGGTCAAGAGAACCTAGTTGCCTGGGCTCGTCCGCTACTCACTAGCAGAGAAGGGCTAGAAGCAATTCTAGACCCATGTCTTGGACCTACCGTCCCCTTTGATAGCGTGGCCAAAGTGGCGGCGATCGCTTCGATGTGCGTGCAGCCGGAGGTATCACACCGTCCTTTCATGGGTGAGGTCGTGCAGGCGCTAAAACTAGTATGTAATGAGTGCGAGTGTGGTGAGGCTAGAGAGGCCGGTTCCAGAAGTTATAGCCGAGAAGATTTGTCCATTGACTTGGATCCCAAGGCTGGTGCTGGCTCTGGACCGTCACAGCATCCTCTACATGGCAGATACTCGGATCCAGACTACGATTCTGTCAGTAATAGTGAGCGAGGAGTGTCGGTTTCGGATTTTCTCGGCACAGCAGGGTACACAAGGCCCATCTCAATTTCATTTCGGAGGTATTCGAGCTCGGGTTCTTTAAGAGTGGGAAGAGGAAGGCATTTTTGGGAGAGACTGAGGAGATTGTCCGGAGGCAGCGCGAGTGAACACGGCGGCACCTTTTTGGGTTTATGGCCAGGTTCCAACTGA
- the LOC115749141 gene encoding receptor-like serine/threonine-protein kinase ALE2 isoform X2, whose translation MGVVMQVIIAQLVQVCIITFASAVQGSAGYNISPSTDNFSAIPPIGAEPPAHQMKSLKSSAPSSLDGSTLRSPLAAPPLLSSSPSPDQRSPVQNAPSPISQPNGSILQPPLASPPLSALPPPKTTELVPLLSPSNPSSFFPHLLAPPPMSTERGVLAPPPSKSPEKAPVHVTPAVSVAPAPTLTPRKHSPAQSPVDNASIPATSPPAGHQRNDSAGHSPVPEASVPTPFPSPPRKIGQSPPAEHPVMPHIAPPVPPVPAASPSNEGTQNSPSVHPHAPEESPSIEAGHHMSPALPPLKERDKMPAAPPSNNAATDLSPAKHPPKVHKAGTPAPSLLPPPSEGHRSPASLPPASFVNHRHTRKAILPPSHSPLPSTDSSGGVAPSPHKTGHIYADAPLPPPPLPSSTGHPISAKSPLPSSNMRRVRGNKISSPPPFSDHRASSPGPVSAPATLPQHKQRHNTSPSPSPGSLVSPPHFTNPPSKSDLPLAPSPSPRTASGHPKIPPSKPPSTNLIVAPPPPIRALPPPPPNQDCSTTTCMEPYTNTPPGSPCGCVWPMQVGLRLSVALYTFFPLVSELAEEIASGVFMKQSQVRIMGANAATEQPEKTIVLIDLVPLGDEFDNTTAFLTFERFWHKQIFINTSYFGDYEVLYVRYPGLPASPPLPPDAAIIDGGPYSANDNNARTNKPLGVDVQRGQHNHGLSGGAVAIIVLSALVAVVLCSVAGWIWIMKHRDRVFRPAPTPQALLPSVAKSPVTAGPILGSGPSSASLSFGSSIPTYAGSARTLSVSDIERATDHFNESRILGEGGFGRVYSGILEDGTKVAVKVLKREDQQGGREFLAEVEMLSRLHHRNLVKLIGICTEERVRCLVYELIPNGSVESHLHGVDKEAAPLDWGARMKIALGAARGLAYLHEDSSPRVIHRDFKASNILLEHDFTPKVSDFGLARTAMDEENRHISTRVMGTFGYVAPEYAMTGHLLVKSDVYSYGVVLLELLTGRKPVDMSQPPGQENLVAWARPLLTSREGLEAILDPCLGPTVPFDSVAKVAAIASMCVQPEVSHRPFMGEVVQALKLVCNECECGEAREAGSRSYSREDLSIDLDPKAGAGSGPSQHPLHGRYSDPDYDSVSNSERGVSVSDFLGTAGYTRPISISFRRYSSSGSLRVGRGRHFWERLRRLSGGSASEHGGTFLGLWPGSN comes from the exons ATGGGGGTGGTGATGCAAGTGATCATTGCCCAGCTGGTTCAAGTCTGTATCATCACCTTTGCTTCAGCTGTTCAGGGATCTGCAG GGTACAACATATCTCCATCTACTGATAATTTCTCCGCTATTCCCCCAATAGGAGCAGAGCCTCCTGCCCATCAAATGAAGTCACTCAAAAGCAGCGCGCCAAGTTCATTAGATG GCTCAACTTTGCGCTCTCCACTAGCAGCACCACCTCTTTTGTCTTCCTCGCCGTCCCCAGACCAAAGAAGCCCGGTCCAAAATGCACCGAGCCCCATATCTCAGCCCAATG GGTCTATTTTACAACCTCCACTTGCATCACCACCTTTGTCTGCTTTGCCGCCTCCGAAGACTACTGAACTTGTACCATTGTTGTCACCAAGTAATCCTAGTTCATTCTTTCCACACCTGTTGGCGCCTCCACCAATGAGTACTGAAAGAGGGGTTTTGGCTCCCCCACCAAGCAAATCTCCTGAGAAGGCACCGGTACATGTAACTCCTGCAGTCTCTGTAGCTCCTG CTCCTACTTTAACACCTAGAAAACATTCACCTGCACAGTCACCAGTAGACAATGCTAGTATTCCTGCAACTTCCCCACCAGCTGGACACCAAAGAAATGATTCAGCAGGCCATAGTCCCGTCCCTGAAGCAAGTGTCCCAA CGCCATTTCCATCTCCACCGAGAAAAATAGGACAGAGTCCACCAGCAGAACATCCTGTGATGCCTCATATCGCACCACCTGTACCACCTG TGCCAGCAGCGTCTCCATCAAATGAGGGGACACAAAATTCTCCGTCAGTCCACCCACATGCACCTGAAGAATCTCCATCCATAGAAGCAG GTCATCACATGTCTCCCGCATTACCTCCACTGAAGGAAAGAGACAAGATGCCTGCTGCTCCACCCTCAAATAATGCAGCCACTGATCTATCTCCTGCGAAACATCCACCTAAAG TGCACAAAGCTGGCACTCCCGCTCCCTCACTTTTGCCCCCTCCAAGCGAAGGGCATCGTTCGCCTGCATCTTTACCTCCAGCTTCATTTGTTAACCATCGTCATACTAGGAAGGCCATACTACCTCCAAGCCATTCGCCTTTGCCTTCTACAG ATTCATCTGGCGGCGTAGCTCCTTCCCCACACAAAACCGGTCATATCTATGCCGATGCTCCCTTGCCTCCTCCTCCATTACCTTCCAGCACAGGGCATCCTATTTCTGCAAAGTCGCCCTTGCCCTCATCTAACATGCGTCGTGTAAGAGGGAACAAAATTAGCAGTCCTCCTCCTTTCTCCGACCATCGAGCTTCTTCTCCAG GTCCAGTTTCCGCTCCAGCTACACTTCCACAACATAAACAAAGACATAATACTTCTCCATCACCGAGTCCAG GCTCTTTGGTTTCTCCACCCCATTTCACCAATCCTCCTTCAAAGAGTGACTTACCGCTTGCACCTTCTCCGTCTCCAAGAACTGCATCTGGCCATCCCAAAA TTCCTCCTTCTAAGCCTCCATCGACAAATCTCATAGTGGCTCCTCCGCCTCCTATTCGGGCATTACCACCCCCACCTCCAAATCAAG ATTGTTCAACAACGACATGCATGGAGCCATACACCAATACTCCTCCTGGGTCCCCCTGTGGCTGCGTATGGCCTATGCAAGTCGGTCTGCGTCTCAGTGTTGCTCTTTATACTTTCTTCCCCTTGGTTTCGGAGTTGGCTGAAGAAATTGCTTCAGGGGTGTTTATGAAGCAAAGTCAAGTCCGCATAATGGGGGCGAATGCTGCCACTGAGCAGCCCGAGAAAACCATCGTGCTAATTGACTTGGTACCTCTGGGGGACGAATTTGATAATACTACTGCTTTCTTGACTTTCGAGAGATTTTGGCATAAGCAGATCTTCATAAACACTTCCTACTTTGGTGATTATGAAGTACTGTACGTGCGATATCCCG GATTACCTGCATCACCGCCTTTGCCCCCAGATGCTGCAATAATCGATGGTGGGCCCTATTCTGCCAATGACAATAATGCAAGAACAAATAAACCTCTCGGGGTAGATGTGCAGAGGGGGCAGCATAATCACGGGCTAAGTGGGGGTGCGGTTGCTATTATTGTCCTATCTGCCCTTGTTGCTGTTGTTTTATGCTCTGTTGCCGGTTGGATTTGGATAATGAAACACAGAGATCGAGTTTTTCGACCTGCGCCGACTCCCCAGGCCTTGTTACCGTCTGTTGCAAAGTCACCAG TTACGGCAGGGCCTATCCTCGGAAGTGGGCCGAGCTCTGCCTCGTTGTCATTTGGATCTAGCATACCAACTTATGCAGGGTCAGCTAGAACTTTAAGCGTGAGTGACATTGAAAGAGCTACTGATCATTTCAACGAGTCAAGAATACTTGGCGAAGGTGGCTTTGGGCGTGTATATAGTGGCATTCTTGAAGATGGGACCAAAGTAGCTGTGAAAGTTCTGAAGAGGGAGGATCAACAGGGTGGCCGGGAATTCTTAGCCGAAGTCGAGATGCTTAGCCGCTTACATCACAGGAATCTTGTCAAGCTGATTGGTATATGCACGGAGGAACGTGTCCGCTGCCTTGTGTACGAACTTATTCCGAATGGCAGTGTGGAATCTCATTTGCATG GAGTTGACAAGGAAGCTGCCCCACTAGATTGGGGCGCTAGGATGAAGATAGCGCTCGGTGCTGCTCGTGGTTTGGCCTATTTGCATGAGGACTCAAGCCCGCGTGTTATACATAGGGACTTCAAGGCCAGCAACATATTATTGGAACATGATTTTACGCCTAAAGTGTCGGATTTTGGTTTGGCTCGCACCGCTATGGATGAGGAAAATAGACACATCTCTACACGTGTCATGGGAACCTTCGG GTATGTTGCTCCCGAATATGCCATGACAGGGCATCTTCTCGTGAAAAGCGATGTCTACAGTTATGGAGTCGTACTCCTTGAGCTCCTGACAGGAAGAAAGCCGGTTGACATGTCACAGCCACCTGGTCAAGAGAACCTAGTTGCCTGGGCTCGTCCGCTACTCACTAGCAGAGAAGGGCTAGAAGCAATTCTAGACCCATGTCTTGGACCTACCGTCCCCTTTGATAGCGTGGCCAAAGTGGCGGCGATCGCTTCGATGTGCGTGCAGCCGGAGGTATCACACCGTCCTTTCATGGGTGAGGTCGTGCAGGCGCTAAAACTAGTATGTAATGAGTGCGAGTGTGGTGAGGCTAGAGAGGCCGGTTCCAGAAGTTATAGCCGAGAAGATTTGTCCATTGACTTGGATCCCAAGGCTGGTGCTGGCTCTGGACCGTCACAGCATCCTCTACATGGCAGATACTCGGATCCAGACTACGATTCTGTCAGTAATAGTGAGCGAGGAGTGTCGGTTTCGGATTTTCTCGGCACAGCAGGGTACACAAGGCCCATCTCAATTTCATTTCGGAGGTATTCGAGCTCGGGTTCTTTAAGAGTGGGAAGAGGAAGGCATTTTTGGGAGAGACTGAGGAGATTGTCCGGAGGCAGCGCGAGTGAACACGGCGGCACCTTTTTGGGTTTATGGCCAGGTTCCAACTGA
- the LOC115749141 gene encoding receptor-like serine/threonine-protein kinase ALE2 isoform X6, with amino-acid sequence MHRAPYLSPMTTELVPLLSPSNPSSFFPHLLAPPPMSTERGVLAPPPSKSPEKAPVHVTPAVSVAPAPTLTPRKHSPAQSPVDNASIPATSPPAGHQRNDSAGHSPVPEASVPTPFPSPPRKIGQSPPAEHPVMPHIAPPVPPVPAASPSNEGTQNSPSVHPHAPEESPSIEAGHHMSPALPPLKERDKMPAAPPSNNAATDLSPAKHPPKGSFDAVSPSVHKAGTPAPSLLPPPSEGHRSPASLPPASFVNHRHTRKAILPPSHSPLPSTDSSGGVAPSPHKTGHIYADAPLPPPPLPSSTGHPISAKSPLPSSNMRRVRGNKISSPPPFSDHRASSPGPVSAPATLPQHKQRHNTSPSPSPGSLVSPPHFTNPPSKSDLPLAPSPSPRTASGHPKIPPSKPPSTNLIVAPPPPIRALPPPPPNQDCSTTTCMEPYTNTPPGSPCGCVWPMQVGLRLSVALYTFFPLVSELAEEIASGVFMKQSQVRIMGANAATEQPEKTIVLIDLVPLGDEFDNTTAFLTFERFWHKQIFINTSYFGDYEVLYVRYPGLPASPPLPPDAAIIDGGPYSANDNNARTNKPLGVDVQRGQHNHGLSGGAVAIIVLSALVAVVLCSVAGWIWIMKHRDRVFRPAPTPQALLPSVAKSPVTAGPILGSGPSSASLSFGSSIPTYAGSARTLSVSDIERATDHFNESRILGEGGFGRVYSGILEDGTKVAVKVLKREDQQGGREFLAEVEMLSRLHHRNLVKLIGICTEERVRCLVYELIPNGSVESHLHGVDKEAAPLDWGARMKIALGAARGLAYLHEDSSPRVIHRDFKASNILLEHDFTPKVSDFGLARTAMDEENRHISTRVMGTFGYVAPEYAMTGHLLVKSDVYSYGVVLLELLTGRKPVDMSQPPGQENLVAWARPLLTSREGLEAILDPCLGPTVPFDSVAKVAAIASMCVQPEVSHRPFMGEVVQALKLVCNECECGEAREAGSRSYSREDLSIDLDPKAGAGSGPSQHPLHGRYSDPDYDSVSNSERGVSVSDFLGTAGYTRPISISFRRYSSSGSLRVGRGRHFWERLRRLSGGSASEHGGTFLGLWPGSN; translated from the exons ATGCACCGAGCCCCATATCTCAGCCCAATG ACTACTGAACTTGTACCATTGTTGTCACCAAGTAATCCTAGTTCATTCTTTCCACACCTGTTGGCGCCTCCACCAATGAGTACTGAAAGAGGGGTTTTGGCTCCCCCACCAAGCAAATCTCCTGAGAAGGCACCGGTACATGTAACTCCTGCAGTCTCTGTAGCTCCTG CTCCTACTTTAACACCTAGAAAACATTCACCTGCACAGTCACCAGTAGACAATGCTAGTATTCCTGCAACTTCCCCACCAGCTGGACACCAAAGAAATGATTCAGCAGGCCATAGTCCCGTCCCTGAAGCAAGTGTCCCAA CGCCATTTCCATCTCCACCGAGAAAAATAGGACAGAGTCCACCAGCAGAACATCCTGTGATGCCTCATATCGCACCACCTGTACCACCTG TGCCAGCAGCGTCTCCATCAAATGAGGGGACACAAAATTCTCCGTCAGTCCACCCACATGCACCTGAAGAATCTCCATCCATAGAAGCAG GTCATCACATGTCTCCCGCATTACCTCCACTGAAGGAAAGAGACAAGATGCCTGCTGCTCCACCCTCAAATAATGCAGCCACTGATCTATCTCCTGCGAAACATCCACCTAAAG GTTCTTTTGATGCTGTATCTCCTTCAGTGCACAAAGCTGGCACTCCCGCTCCCTCACTTTTGCCCCCTCCAAGCGAAGGGCATCGTTCGCCTGCATCTTTACCTCCAGCTTCATTTGTTAACCATCGTCATACTAGGAAGGCCATACTACCTCCAAGCCATTCGCCTTTGCCTTCTACAG ATTCATCTGGCGGCGTAGCTCCTTCCCCACACAAAACCGGTCATATCTATGCCGATGCTCCCTTGCCTCCTCCTCCATTACCTTCCAGCACAGGGCATCCTATTTCTGCAAAGTCGCCCTTGCCCTCATCTAACATGCGTCGTGTAAGAGGGAACAAAATTAGCAGTCCTCCTCCTTTCTCCGACCATCGAGCTTCTTCTCCAG GTCCAGTTTCCGCTCCAGCTACACTTCCACAACATAAACAAAGACATAATACTTCTCCATCACCGAGTCCAG GCTCTTTGGTTTCTCCACCCCATTTCACCAATCCTCCTTCAAAGAGTGACTTACCGCTTGCACCTTCTCCGTCTCCAAGAACTGCATCTGGCCATCCCAAAA TTCCTCCTTCTAAGCCTCCATCGACAAATCTCATAGTGGCTCCTCCGCCTCCTATTCGGGCATTACCACCCCCACCTCCAAATCAAG ATTGTTCAACAACGACATGCATGGAGCCATACACCAATACTCCTCCTGGGTCCCCCTGTGGCTGCGTATGGCCTATGCAAGTCGGTCTGCGTCTCAGTGTTGCTCTTTATACTTTCTTCCCCTTGGTTTCGGAGTTGGCTGAAGAAATTGCTTCAGGGGTGTTTATGAAGCAAAGTCAAGTCCGCATAATGGGGGCGAATGCTGCCACTGAGCAGCCCGAGAAAACCATCGTGCTAATTGACTTGGTACCTCTGGGGGACGAATTTGATAATACTACTGCTTTCTTGACTTTCGAGAGATTTTGGCATAAGCAGATCTTCATAAACACTTCCTACTTTGGTGATTATGAAGTACTGTACGTGCGATATCCCG GATTACCTGCATCACCGCCTTTGCCCCCAGATGCTGCAATAATCGATGGTGGGCCCTATTCTGCCAATGACAATAATGCAAGAACAAATAAACCTCTCGGGGTAGATGTGCAGAGGGGGCAGCATAATCACGGGCTAAGTGGGGGTGCGGTTGCTATTATTGTCCTATCTGCCCTTGTTGCTGTTGTTTTATGCTCTGTTGCCGGTTGGATTTGGATAATGAAACACAGAGATCGAGTTTTTCGACCTGCGCCGACTCCCCAGGCCTTGTTACCGTCTGTTGCAAAGTCACCAG TTACGGCAGGGCCTATCCTCGGAAGTGGGCCGAGCTCTGCCTCGTTGTCATTTGGATCTAGCATACCAACTTATGCAGGGTCAGCTAGAACTTTAAGCGTGAGTGACATTGAAAGAGCTACTGATCATTTCAACGAGTCAAGAATACTTGGCGAAGGTGGCTTTGGGCGTGTATATAGTGGCATTCTTGAAGATGGGACCAAAGTAGCTGTGAAAGTTCTGAAGAGGGAGGATCAACAGGGTGGCCGGGAATTCTTAGCCGAAGTCGAGATGCTTAGCCGCTTACATCACAGGAATCTTGTCAAGCTGATTGGTATATGCACGGAGGAACGTGTCCGCTGCCTTGTGTACGAACTTATTCCGAATGGCAGTGTGGAATCTCATTTGCATG GAGTTGACAAGGAAGCTGCCCCACTAGATTGGGGCGCTAGGATGAAGATAGCGCTCGGTGCTGCTCGTGGTTTGGCCTATTTGCATGAGGACTCAAGCCCGCGTGTTATACATAGGGACTTCAAGGCCAGCAACATATTATTGGAACATGATTTTACGCCTAAAGTGTCGGATTTTGGTTTGGCTCGCACCGCTATGGATGAGGAAAATAGACACATCTCTACACGTGTCATGGGAACCTTCGG GTATGTTGCTCCCGAATATGCCATGACAGGGCATCTTCTCGTGAAAAGCGATGTCTACAGTTATGGAGTCGTACTCCTTGAGCTCCTGACAGGAAGAAAGCCGGTTGACATGTCACAGCCACCTGGTCAAGAGAACCTAGTTGCCTGGGCTCGTCCGCTACTCACTAGCAGAGAAGGGCTAGAAGCAATTCTAGACCCATGTCTTGGACCTACCGTCCCCTTTGATAGCGTGGCCAAAGTGGCGGCGATCGCTTCGATGTGCGTGCAGCCGGAGGTATCACACCGTCCTTTCATGGGTGAGGTCGTGCAGGCGCTAAAACTAGTATGTAATGAGTGCGAGTGTGGTGAGGCTAGAGAGGCCGGTTCCAGAAGTTATAGCCGAGAAGATTTGTCCATTGACTTGGATCCCAAGGCTGGTGCTGGCTCTGGACCGTCACAGCATCCTCTACATGGCAGATACTCGGATCCAGACTACGATTCTGTCAGTAATAGTGAGCGAGGAGTGTCGGTTTCGGATTTTCTCGGCACAGCAGGGTACACAAGGCCCATCTCAATTTCATTTCGGAGGTATTCGAGCTCGGGTTCTTTAAGAGTGGGAAGAGGAAGGCATTTTTGGGAGAGACTGAGGAGATTGTCCGGAGGCAGCGCGAGTGAACACGGCGGCACCTTTTTGGGTTTATGGCCAGGTTCCAACTGA